A single genomic interval of Mycolicibacterium holsaticum DSM 44478 = JCM 12374 harbors:
- a CDS encoding acetoacetate decarboxylase family protein, translated as MTQHTIAGTVLTMPVKIRKAHQHMAMFSVDADAAQRLIDYSGLTVCRYLPGRAIVVLMLMRYEDGDLGQYYEYGTNVMVNPPGSTATGPRALQSAGAFIHHLPVDQAFTLEAGTKIWGYPKVMADFTIRDGHTYSFDVTIDGQFVVGMDFGKGLPVPARFTSKPQAHPTYSYRDGVVRSTVGEMTLSDVRYRPGGARVRLGEHPYAKELASLGFPKRALVSSSAGNVQMSFADAQEVHP; from the coding sequence ATGACCCAGCACACCATCGCAGGCACCGTGCTCACGATGCCGGTAAAGATCCGCAAGGCGCACCAGCACATGGCGATGTTCTCGGTGGACGCCGACGCCGCCCAGCGCCTGATCGACTACAGCGGTCTGACGGTCTGCCGCTACCTGCCCGGCCGCGCAATCGTCGTGCTGATGCTGATGCGCTACGAGGACGGCGACCTCGGTCAGTACTACGAGTACGGCACCAACGTGATGGTGAACCCGCCCGGTTCGACCGCCACCGGACCGCGCGCGCTGCAGTCGGCGGGTGCGTTCATCCACCACCTACCCGTCGACCAGGCGTTCACCCTCGAGGCGGGAACCAAGATCTGGGGTTATCCGAAAGTCATGGCGGACTTCACGATCCGCGATGGACATACGTACTCCTTCGACGTGACCATCGACGGCCAGTTCGTCGTCGGGATGGACTTCGGGAAGGGGCTGCCCGTCCCGGCCCGGTTCACGTCCAAGCCCCAGGCGCACCCCACCTACTCTTACCGCGACGGGGTGGTGCGGAGCACCGTCGGCGAGATGACACTCAGCGATGTGCGCTACCGCCCGGGCGGCGCCCGCGTGCGGCTCGGTGAACACCCCTACGCCAAAGAGCTCGCGTCGCTCGGCTTCCCGAAGCGCGCGCTCGTGTCGAGTTCCGCGGGGAACGTACAGATGTCGTTCGCAGATGCCCAGGAGGTCCACCCATGA
- a CDS encoding cytochrome P450 translates to MTTRPDVDLTDGTFYAGDSRPVYKWMRENEPVFRDRNGLAAAATYAAVIEAERNPELFSNAGGIRPDQPGVEMMIEMDDPQHLLRRKLVNSGFTRKRVKDLEGSIVALCDSLIDAVCERGECDFVWDLAAPLPMAVIGDMLGVRPEEREMFLRWSDDLVGALSSTADPEKFQLTMDAFAAYSEYMMGMINARKDEPTDDLVSVLVHAEVEGSKLEDHQIVTEVLLLLIGGDETTRHTLSGGTRQLLEHPDQHQRLAKDLSLLPNAIEEMLRWTAPVKNMARTLTADTEFHGTALKEGEKMILLFESANFDETVFDDPETFDIERYPNNHLSFGFGTHFCLGNQLARLELSIMQTRLLQRLPDMRLASDAELPLRPANFVSGLEKMPVVFTPTKPVG, encoded by the coding sequence ATGACAACCAGACCGGACGTCGACCTGACCGACGGCACCTTCTACGCCGGGGACTCGCGACCGGTCTACAAGTGGATGCGGGAGAACGAACCGGTGTTCCGTGACCGCAACGGGTTGGCCGCCGCGGCCACCTATGCCGCGGTGATCGAGGCCGAGCGCAACCCCGAGCTGTTCTCCAACGCCGGCGGAATCCGGCCCGACCAGCCCGGCGTCGAGATGATGATCGAGATGGACGACCCGCAACACCTGCTGCGGCGCAAACTGGTCAACTCCGGGTTCACCCGTAAACGGGTGAAGGATCTGGAGGGTTCGATTGTGGCCCTCTGTGATTCGCTGATCGACGCGGTGTGCGAACGCGGTGAATGCGACTTCGTCTGGGACCTGGCGGCCCCGTTGCCGATGGCCGTCATCGGCGACATGCTCGGTGTGCGTCCAGAGGAACGCGAGATGTTCCTGCGCTGGTCCGACGATCTGGTCGGTGCGTTGAGCAGCACCGCGGACCCGGAGAAGTTCCAGCTGACCATGGACGCGTTCGCGGCCTACAGCGAATACATGATGGGCATGATCAACGCCCGCAAGGACGAGCCGACCGACGATCTGGTGAGCGTCCTGGTGCATGCCGAGGTCGAAGGCAGCAAGCTCGAGGACCATCAGATCGTCACCGAGGTGCTGCTGCTGCTGATCGGCGGCGACGAAACCACCCGCCACACGCTGTCGGGCGGCACCCGCCAGCTACTTGAGCACCCCGACCAGCACCAGCGTCTCGCCAAGGACCTGAGCTTGCTGCCCAACGCGATCGAGGAGATGTTGCGCTGGACCGCGCCGGTGAAGAACATGGCGCGCACGCTGACCGCCGACACCGAATTCCACGGCACCGCCCTCAAGGAGGGCGAGAAGATGATCCTCCTGTTCGAATCGGCCAACTTCGACGAGACGGTGTTCGACGATCCGGAGACGTTCGACATCGAGCGGTATCCGAACAACCACCTGTCGTTCGGTTTCGGCACCCACTTCTGCCTGGGTAACCAGCTGGCCCGGCTCGAACTGTCGATCATGCAGACCCGACTGCTGCAGCGGCTGCCCGATATGCGGCTAGCCTCCGACGCCGAGTTGCCGCTGCGGCCGGCCAACTTCGTCAGCGGGCTGGAGAAGATGCCGGTGGTGTTCACCCCGACAAAGCCGGTCGGTTAG
- a CDS encoding type IV toxin-antitoxin system AbiEi family antitoxin, translating to MGKPFIGSEALAAGALTPYALRSRFTAMHPDVYVAPGIELTAPARAAAAWLWSRRQGVVAGQSAAAIHGAKWVDARRPAELLWSNRRPPKGIRAWSDGFLDDEIEFVDGIRVTTPARTALDLARRYPLDKAVAAIDALGRATQFKMGDVELLVERYKGRRGIREARKVLALVDPGAESPKETWLRLMVLRHGFPPLTTQIPVYNEYGVLVAVLDMGWEDIKLALDYDGAHHRTPARFNTDIRRHDEVTRLGWSDIRVTSLDTEAVIIARLTDEWNRRTCSQRENPTGFSQ from the coding sequence ATGGGGAAGCCATTCATCGGCAGCGAGGCCCTGGCAGCCGGTGCGTTGACGCCGTACGCGCTGCGTAGCCGGTTCACGGCAATGCATCCCGATGTGTACGTCGCGCCCGGCATCGAACTAACCGCCCCCGCTCGGGCCGCGGCGGCGTGGTTGTGGTCGCGGCGGCAAGGAGTTGTGGCCGGCCAGTCCGCGGCGGCCATACACGGCGCCAAGTGGGTCGACGCTCGCCGGCCTGCCGAACTGTTGTGGTCGAATCGGCGGCCGCCCAAAGGCATCCGCGCGTGGTCGGACGGTTTCCTCGACGACGAGATCGAGTTCGTCGACGGAATCCGCGTCACAACGCCCGCACGGACGGCCTTGGACCTCGCGCGTCGCTACCCGTTGGACAAGGCGGTCGCCGCCATCGATGCACTCGGCCGTGCGACCCAGTTCAAGATGGGCGACGTCGAGCTGTTGGTCGAGCGCTACAAGGGCCGGCGCGGCATCCGCGAGGCCAGGAAGGTTCTCGCGCTCGTCGATCCTGGCGCGGAGTCGCCGAAGGAGACGTGGCTACGGCTGATGGTCCTCCGCCACGGCTTTCCACCGCTGACGACGCAGATCCCGGTGTACAACGAGTACGGCGTACTCGTCGCGGTCCTGGATATGGGGTGGGAGGACATCAAGTTGGCCCTCGATTACGACGGCGCGCATCACCGCACCCCGGCCCGCTTCAACACGGACATCCGCCGACATGACGAAGTCACGCGGCTCGGGTGGTCCGACATCCGGGTCACGTCGTTGGATACCGAAGCCGTCATCATCGCCCGGCTAACAGACGAGTGGAATCGCCGAACGTGCAGTCAGCGCGAAAATCCGACCGGATTTTCGCAGTGA
- a CDS encoding crotonase/enoyl-CoA hydratase family protein produces MSDDKNSAKSPDALIEQRGHTLILTLNRPEARNALSTEMLSIMVEAWDRIDNDPEIRSAILTGAGGYFCAGMDLKAATAKPPGDSFKDGSYDPSRIDALLKGRRLTKPLIAAVEGPAIAGGTEILQGTDIRIAGESAKFGISEAKWSLYPMGGSAVRLVRQIPYTVACDLLLTGRHITAAEARDMGLIGYVVPDGSALDKALEIAEVINNNGPLAVQAILKTIRETEGMHENDAFKIDTQIGIKVFLSDDAKEGPLAFKEKRAPNFKMR; encoded by the coding sequence GTGAGCGACGACAAGAATTCGGCGAAGAGCCCCGACGCCCTCATTGAGCAGCGCGGACACACTTTGATCCTGACGCTGAACCGGCCGGAGGCCCGCAACGCGCTTTCCACCGAGATGCTCTCGATCATGGTCGAGGCGTGGGACCGCATCGACAACGATCCAGAGATCCGCAGCGCGATCCTCACCGGCGCCGGCGGGTACTTCTGCGCAGGCATGGACCTCAAGGCCGCGACCGCCAAGCCGCCGGGCGACTCGTTCAAGGACGGCAGCTATGACCCGTCGCGCATCGACGCACTGCTGAAGGGCAGGCGGCTCACCAAGCCGCTGATCGCCGCGGTCGAGGGTCCCGCCATCGCAGGCGGCACGGAGATCCTGCAGGGCACCGACATCCGCATCGCGGGTGAGAGCGCGAAGTTCGGCATCTCCGAGGCGAAGTGGAGCCTGTATCCGATGGGCGGGTCCGCGGTGCGTCTGGTACGCCAGATTCCCTACACCGTCGCCTGCGATCTGCTCCTGACCGGTCGGCACATCACCGCCGCCGAAGCGCGCGACATGGGCCTGATCGGCTACGTGGTGCCCGACGGTTCGGCGCTGGACAAGGCGCTGGAGATCGCCGAGGTGATCAATAACAACGGCCCGCTCGCGGTGCAGGCCATCCTCAAGACCATCCGCGAAACCGAGGGCATGCACGAGAACGACGCCTTCAAGATCGACACGCAGATCGGCATCAAGGTATTCCTGTCCGACGACGCCAAGGAAGGCCCGCTGGCGTTCAAGGAGAAACGCGCCCCCAACTTCAAGATGCGCTAG
- a CDS encoding acyl-CoA synthetase: MALNIADLAEHAIDAVPDRVALICGDNELTYAQLEERANRLAHYLIDKGVKKDDKVGLYCRNRNEIVIAMLGIVKAGAILVNVNYRYVESELKYLFENSDMVALVHERRYSDRVANVLPQTPDVKTVLVVEDGSDDDFQRYGGVEFYEALSQGSPERDFGERSADDIYLLYTGGTTGFPKGVMWRHEDIYRVLFGGTDFATGEFVKDEYDLAKAAAENPPMIRYPIPPMIHGATQSATWMSLFSGQTTVLAPEFEPSEVWRTVEKHKVNLLFFTGDAMARPLLDALLAHQEKGEDYELSSLFLLASTAALFSTSIKEKFLELLPNRIITDSIGSSETGFGGTSIVAKGQPHAGGPRVTIDHRTVVLDEDGNEVKPGSGVRGVIAKKGNIPVGYYKDEKKTAETFKTFNGVRYAIPGDYATVEADGSVTMLGRGSVSINSGGEKIYPEEVEAALKGHPDVFDALVVGVPDPRFGQHVAAVVHPREGARPKLAELDAFIRNEIAGYKVPRSIWYVDEVKRSPAGKPDYRWAKDQTEQRPADEVNANHVGTAT; encoded by the coding sequence GTGGCCCTGAACATTGCTGATCTCGCCGAGCACGCCATCGACGCCGTACCAGACCGTGTTGCCCTGATCTGTGGCGACAACGAACTGACTTACGCGCAACTGGAGGAGAGGGCCAACCGCCTGGCTCACTACCTCATCGACAAGGGCGTCAAGAAGGACGACAAGGTCGGCCTGTACTGCCGCAACCGCAACGAGATCGTGATCGCGATGCTCGGCATCGTGAAGGCGGGCGCCATCCTCGTCAACGTCAACTACCGCTATGTCGAGAGCGAGTTGAAGTACCTGTTCGAGAACTCCGACATGGTCGCGCTGGTGCACGAGCGCCGCTACTCCGACCGCGTCGCCAACGTGTTGCCGCAGACCCCCGACGTGAAAACCGTGCTGGTGGTCGAGGACGGAAGTGACGACGACTTCCAGCGCTACGGCGGCGTGGAGTTCTACGAAGCACTGAGCCAGGGGTCACCGGAGCGCGATTTCGGCGAGCGCAGCGCCGACGACATCTACCTGCTCTACACCGGCGGCACCACTGGCTTCCCCAAGGGCGTGATGTGGCGCCACGAAGATATCTACCGGGTGTTGTTCGGCGGCACCGACTTTGCGACAGGAGAGTTCGTCAAGGACGAGTACGACTTGGCCAAGGCGGCAGCCGAGAACCCGCCGATGATCCGCTACCCGATCCCGCCGATGATCCACGGTGCCACCCAGTCGGCCACCTGGATGTCGCTGTTCTCCGGCCAGACAACCGTGCTGGCACCGGAATTCGAGCCAAGCGAGGTATGGCGCACCGTCGAGAAGCACAAGGTGAACCTGCTGTTCTTCACCGGTGATGCGATGGCGCGCCCGCTGCTCGACGCGTTGCTCGCGCACCAGGAAAAAGGCGAGGACTACGAGCTGTCGTCGCTGTTCCTGCTGGCCAGCACCGCCGCGTTGTTCTCCACCAGCATCAAGGAGAAGTTCCTCGAACTGCTGCCCAACCGGATCATCACCGACTCGATCGGCTCCTCGGAGACCGGTTTCGGCGGCACCAGCATCGTGGCCAAGGGCCAGCCGCACGCAGGCGGTCCGCGGGTGACCATCGATCACCGCACCGTCGTGCTCGACGAGGACGGCAACGAGGTCAAGCCGGGCTCCGGTGTGCGAGGCGTCATCGCCAAGAAGGGCAACATCCCGGTCGGCTACTACAAGGACGAGAAGAAGACGGCGGAAACCTTCAAAACCTTCAACGGTGTTCGCTACGCGATCCCCGGCGACTACGCGACGGTGGAGGCCGACGGCAGCGTGACGATGCTCGGCCGCGGTTCGGTGTCGATCAACAGCGGCGGCGAGAAGATCTATCCCGAAGAGGTGGAGGCCGCGCTCAAGGGTCATCCGGATGTGTTCGACGCGTTGGTGGTCGGCGTCCCCGATCCGCGCTTCGGCCAGCACGTCGCCGCCGTCGTGCATCCGCGCGAAGGCGCCCGGCCGAAACTCGCCGAACTCGACGCGTTCATCCGCAACGAGATCGCGGGATACAAAGTGCCGCGCAGCATCTGGTATGTCGACGAAGTGAAGCGCTCGCCAGCGGGCAAACCCGACTACCGGTGGGCCAAGGACCAGACCGAGCAGCGGCCCGCCGACGAAGTGAACGCCAACCACGTGGGGACCGCCACTTGA
- a CDS encoding NAD(P)H-dependent flavin oxidoreductase — protein MRTELCDRFGIDYPIFVFTPSEKVAAAVSKAGGLGVLGCVRFNDADDLESVLQWMDENTDGRPYGVDIVMPAKVPQEGSAVDIDKLIPQSHREFVDKTLVDLGVPPLPDDDARNEGVLGWLHSVARSHVEVALRHPIKLIANALGSPPRDVIDQAHAAGVPVAALAGSAKHAQRHVENGVDIVVAQGHEAGGHTGEIGSVVLWPEIVDAVSDRAPVLAAGGIGTGRQVAAALALGASGVWMGSAFLTAAEYDLGHRNPSGVSTIQQALLRAESSDTVRRRIYTGKPARLLKSKWTDAWDAPDAPEPLPMPLQNILVSEAHQRMNASDNPDTVAMPVGQIVGRMNEIRPVAEIIAELVEGFEAATRRLDDIRGD, from the coding sequence ATGCGGACCGAGCTGTGTGACCGCTTCGGCATCGACTATCCGATCTTCGTCTTCACGCCATCGGAGAAGGTGGCGGCCGCGGTCAGCAAGGCCGGCGGGCTCGGCGTGCTGGGCTGCGTGCGTTTCAACGACGCCGACGACCTCGAGAGCGTCCTGCAGTGGATGGACGAGAACACCGACGGCAGACCGTACGGCGTCGATATCGTGATGCCGGCCAAGGTGCCGCAGGAGGGCTCCGCGGTCGACATCGACAAGCTCATCCCGCAGAGCCACCGCGAGTTCGTCGACAAAACCCTTGTCGATCTTGGTGTTCCGCCGCTGCCCGATGACGACGCGCGCAACGAAGGGGTGCTCGGCTGGCTGCACTCGGTGGCCCGCTCACACGTCGAGGTCGCGCTGCGGCACCCCATCAAGCTGATCGCCAATGCACTCGGTTCGCCGCCACGGGACGTCATCGACCAGGCCCACGCGGCCGGTGTTCCGGTGGCGGCGCTGGCGGGCAGCGCCAAACATGCGCAGCGCCATGTCGAGAACGGGGTGGACATCGTTGTCGCCCAAGGCCATGAGGCGGGCGGCCACACCGGTGAGATCGGTTCGGTGGTGCTGTGGCCGGAGATCGTCGACGCCGTTTCCGACCGAGCACCTGTGCTGGCGGCCGGCGGTATCGGCACCGGACGGCAGGTGGCCGCGGCGTTGGCGCTCGGCGCGTCCGGGGTGTGGATGGGTTCGGCGTTCCTGACCGCGGCCGAATACGACCTCGGCCACCGCAATCCGAGCGGCGTTTCGACGATCCAGCAGGCGCTGCTGCGCGCGGAGTCCAGCGACACCGTGCGGCGGCGCATCTACACCGGCAAACCCGCGCGGCTGCTGAAGAGCAAGTGGACCGACGCCTGGGATGCGCCCGACGCGCCGGAGCCGCTGCCGATGCCGCTGCAGAACATCCTGGTGTCCGAGGCGCATCAGCGGATGAACGCCTCGGACAACCCCGACACCGTGGCGATGCCGGTGGGCCAGATCGTCGGCAGGATGAACGAGATCCGCCCGGTCGCCGAGATCATCGCCGAACTGGTTGAGGGTTTCGAGGCCGCCACCCGCCGCCTCGACGACATCCGCGGTGACTAG
- a CDS encoding LpqN/LpqT family lipoprotein encodes MGATAISGTAVMVTALGLVLTGCGSGGDTATEPATSAPAAAPSTARIAPREGDAPGPHPTIASYIAEHGIQETPVKRGDPGAPVLDLPVPSGWEDAGDSTPEWAYRAIIYTGPEAAEYTPSIVALVSKLTGDVEPQAIIHLAPGELQNLPGWSPLNEGEASSLGDYPAYQLGGTWDSEGKTKVVAQKTVVIPGDDGLYVLQLNADGLVSQAEIVGAATTVIDDQTTISF; translated from the coding sequence ATGGGAGCCACGGCGATCTCGGGGACCGCCGTAATGGTCACGGCATTGGGACTGGTGTTGACGGGCTGCGGGTCGGGCGGTGACACCGCGACCGAGCCGGCGACCAGCGCACCGGCGGCGGCGCCGTCGACGGCTCGCATCGCGCCACGCGAGGGGGACGCACCGGGACCGCACCCCACGATCGCAAGCTACATCGCCGAGCACGGCATCCAGGAAACCCCGGTCAAGCGGGGCGATCCCGGCGCGCCCGTCCTCGATCTGCCAGTGCCCTCAGGGTGGGAGGACGCGGGTGACAGCACGCCGGAGTGGGCGTACCGCGCCATCATCTACACGGGTCCGGAGGCCGCCGAGTACACCCCGAGCATCGTCGCGCTGGTGTCGAAGCTGACCGGAGACGTCGAACCGCAGGCCATCATCCACCTTGCGCCAGGCGAGCTGCAGAACCTGCCCGGCTGGAGCCCCTTGAACGAGGGCGAGGCCAGTTCGCTCGGCGACTACCCGGCCTACCAGCTGGGCGGCACGTGGGACTCGGAGGGTAAGACGAAGGTCGTCGCACAGAAGACGGTCGTCATCCCCGGCGACGACGGGCTGTACGTGTTGCAGCTCAACGCCGACGGGTTGGTCAGCCAGGCCGAGATCGTCGGCGCCGCAACCACTGTGATCGACGATCAGACCACGATCAGCTTCTAG
- the fadD17 gene encoding long-chain-fatty-acid--CoA ligase FadD17: MSELPTVAALLRPLADVDDRGVYFADEPLARREKASVSFVSWRDHLRHGAALAAALRARMDPDRPPHVGVLMQNTPVFSALLVAAGLTGIVPVGLNPVRRGAALQRDITRADCQVVLADSAFTDMLGDIEHVDVDSPQWAKEMAAYAGEPVHAYDAEPTDLFMLIYTSGTSGDPKAVKCSQGKVAIAGVTMTGRFELGPGDVCYVAMPLFHSNAVLVGWSVALASRGSLALRRKFSASQFLPDVRRYGATYANYVGKPLSYILATPERPDDADNPLRAVYGNEGAPADVQRFARRFDTVVMDGFGSTEGGIAIASTPDTPPGALGPLPPGTEIVDVDTGRPCPTGVTGELVNVSDAGRFEGYYNDPQADAERMRGGVYHSGDLAYRDENGYAYFAGRLGDWMRVDGENLGSAPIERVLLRHPDVVEVAVYGIPAPDVGDQVMAALTLAEGAAFDPDAFRRFLAEQPDLGPKQWPSFVRVSPALPRTETFKVVKRHLAAEGLDCADPVYPIR; this comes from the coding sequence GTGAGCGAACTGCCCACCGTCGCGGCGCTGCTGAGGCCGCTGGCCGACGTCGACGACCGCGGGGTGTATTTCGCCGATGAGCCGCTTGCGCGAAGAGAAAAGGCCTCAGTCTCGTTCGTCAGCTGGCGAGATCACCTCAGGCACGGCGCGGCGCTGGCCGCCGCGCTACGGGCGCGGATGGACCCTGACCGGCCGCCCCACGTCGGCGTGCTGATGCAGAACACCCCGGTGTTCTCGGCGCTGCTGGTGGCCGCCGGGCTGACGGGCATCGTGCCGGTGGGCCTCAACCCGGTGCGCCGCGGCGCGGCGCTGCAGCGTGATATCACCCGTGCCGATTGCCAAGTGGTGCTGGCCGATTCGGCCTTCACCGACATGCTCGGCGACATCGAGCACGTCGACGTCGACTCGCCGCAGTGGGCCAAGGAGATGGCCGCGTACGCCGGCGAACCGGTGCACGCCTACGACGCCGAACCGACCGATCTGTTCATGCTGATCTACACGTCGGGCACCAGCGGTGATCCCAAGGCCGTCAAATGCAGCCAGGGCAAGGTCGCGATCGCCGGGGTGACCATGACCGGTCGGTTCGAGCTGGGCCCCGGCGACGTGTGCTACGTCGCGATGCCGCTGTTCCATTCCAACGCAGTGCTCGTCGGCTGGTCCGTCGCACTGGCATCGCGAGGCTCGCTTGCGTTGCGCCGCAAGTTCTCTGCGTCCCAGTTCCTGCCGGACGTACGCCGGTACGGCGCGACATACGCCAACTATGTCGGCAAGCCGTTGTCCTACATCCTGGCCACCCCCGAACGTCCCGACGACGCGGACAACCCGCTGCGGGCGGTGTACGGCAACGAGGGCGCCCCTGCCGATGTGCAGCGGTTCGCGCGGCGGTTCGACACGGTCGTGATGGACGGGTTCGGGTCGACTGAAGGCGGCATCGCGATCGCCAGCACACCCGACACCCCGCCTGGTGCGCTCGGCCCGCTGCCGCCCGGCACCGAGATCGTCGACGTCGACACCGGGCGACCGTGCCCGACGGGAGTGACCGGCGAGTTGGTGAACGTCTCGGACGCCGGACGTTTCGAGGGCTACTACAACGACCCGCAGGCCGACGCCGAGCGGATGCGCGGCGGGGTATATCACAGCGGCGATTTGGCCTATCGCGACGAGAACGGCTACGCGTACTTCGCGGGACGGCTCGGCGATTGGATGCGGGTCGACGGGGAGAACCTCGGCTCGGCGCCGATCGAGCGGGTGCTGCTGCGCCATCCCGACGTGGTCGAGGTGGCGGTGTACGGCATCCCGGCACCCGATGTCGGCGATCAGGTGATGGCCGCGCTGACGCTGGCCGAGGGCGCCGCGTTCGACCCCGACGCGTTCCGGAGGTTTCTGGCCGAGCAACCCGATCTGGGTCCGAAGCAGTGGCCGTCGTTCGTCAGGGTCAGCCCCGCACTCCCCCGCACCGAGACGTTCAAGGTCGTCAAGCGTCACCTGGCCGCCGAGGGTCTCGACTGCGCTGACCCGGTGTATCCAATTCGCTGA
- a CDS encoding acyl-CoA dehydrogenase family protein, with product MDFKTTEASDDLGGLVRTIVDSVCTPEHQRELDGLDERFDRDLWAKLIEADVLSAAAPETVGGGGFGVLEQVAVLTALGRQMAAVPYLESVVLGAGALAAFGSEGLRQQWAAPAVNGQKILTVALDGEMGDGPVRAQSSGSGRYRLTGSRTQVPYGPVADAFLVPAETDSGTKLFVVASDDAGVTVESLDTTGHGSIGHLQLQGVEIDSERAVGGDEVPSWVTTRATLGRSAFQLGVVERALELTAGYAREREQFDRPIGSFQAVSARLADGYIDVKALRLTLTQAAWRLAENIPSEVEVNTAAFWAAEAGHRVAHTAVHVHGGVGIDTDHPVHRYFLAAKQVEFAVGSATGQLLRIGRELADSPA from the coding sequence ATGGACTTCAAGACAACCGAAGCCTCCGACGACCTCGGCGGGCTGGTGCGCACCATCGTCGACTCGGTGTGCACGCCCGAGCACCAGCGTGAGCTCGACGGCCTCGACGAACGGTTCGACCGCGACCTGTGGGCCAAACTGATCGAGGCCGATGTGCTCTCGGCCGCCGCGCCGGAGACGGTGGGCGGCGGCGGGTTCGGCGTGCTCGAGCAGGTCGCCGTGCTCACCGCACTGGGCAGGCAGATGGCAGCGGTGCCCTACCTCGAATCGGTGGTGCTCGGCGCGGGCGCCCTGGCGGCGTTCGGCTCCGAGGGCCTGCGACAGCAGTGGGCGGCGCCCGCGGTCAATGGTCAGAAGATCCTCACCGTCGCGCTCGACGGCGAGATGGGTGACGGCCCGGTGCGGGCGCAGTCGTCGGGGTCGGGCCGATACCGGCTCACCGGGTCGCGGACGCAGGTGCCCTACGGGCCGGTCGCCGACGCGTTCCTGGTCCCGGCCGAAACCGACTCCGGGACAAAGCTGTTCGTCGTCGCATCCGATGACGCCGGGGTGACGGTCGAGTCGCTCGACACCACCGGGCACGGCAGCATCGGGCATCTGCAGCTGCAGGGCGTGGAGATCGACAGCGAGCGCGCCGTGGGTGGTGACGAGGTGCCGTCCTGGGTGACCACCCGAGCCACGTTGGGCCGCAGCGCATTCCAGCTCGGCGTGGTCGAGCGTGCGTTGGAACTCACCGCCGGGTACGCACGCGAGCGCGAGCAGTTCGACCGCCCGATCGGCAGCTTCCAGGCCGTGTCGGCGCGGCTGGCCGACGGCTATATCGACGTCAAGGCGCTGCGCCTGACGCTGACCCAGGCGGCGTGGCGGCTCGCTGAGAACATTCCGTCCGAGGTCGAGGTCAACACCGCGGCGTTCTGGGCCGCCGAGGCCGGCCACCGCGTGGCGCACACCGCGGTGCACGTGCACGGCGGCGTCGGTATCGACACCGACCACCCGGTGCACCGGTACTTCCTGGCGGCCAAGCAGGTCGAGTTCGCGGTCGGCAGCGCGACTGGACAGTTGCTTCGCATCGGCAGGGAGTTGGCGGACTCCCCGGCCTAG